A DNA window from Pseudomonas resinovorans NBRC 106553 contains the following coding sequences:
- the aceK gene encoding bifunctional isocitrate dehydrogenase kinase/phosphatase, translating into MAQHWPAEGIARLILEGFDDYREHFRQITDGARERFEQAEWQATQQAAAERIALYEVKVGETSARLRATYATDELLDVQLWPLVKSAYIDLIDLRLDDELSETWYNSVFCSLFSHDLISDGCMFIHTTRPSLRSHERPPQTRSYRPGGRLGAALSAILDDYRFDVAYDDRAGDLERLEAQLRESLPDWVCKDPELCIELFAAPLFRNKGAYLVGRIYTRDEQWPLVMPLLHREGRGIQADAMITDEAEVSIIFSFTRSYFMVDVAVPAEFVGFLKSILPGKHIAELYTSIGFYKHGKSEFYRALINHLASTDDRFIMAPGVRGMVMSVFTLPGFNTVFKIIKDRFAHAKTVDRNTVIEKYRLVKNVDRVGRMADTQEFADFRFPKSKFEPECLAELLEVAPSTVAIEGDVVLIRHCWTERRMTPLNIYLESASEAQVHEALYDYGLAIKQLAAANIFPGDMLLKNFGVTRHGRVVFYDYDEISYLTEVNFRVIPPPRYEEDEMSAEPWYSVAPNDVFPEEFPRFLFADMGQRRLFNQLHGDLYDAAYWKTLQAAIRSGKVIDVFPYRRQERELTEAIQ; encoded by the coding sequence ATGGCGCAGCACTGGCCGGCCGAAGGCATCGCCCGACTGATCCTCGAAGGCTTCGACGATTACCGTGAGCATTTCCGCCAGATCACCGACGGCGCCCGCGAGCGTTTCGAGCAGGCCGAGTGGCAGGCCACCCAGCAGGCGGCGGCCGAGCGGATCGCCCTCTACGAGGTGAAGGTCGGCGAAACCAGCGCTCGGCTGCGCGCGACCTACGCCACCGACGAACTGCTGGACGTGCAGCTCTGGCCCCTGGTGAAGAGCGCCTACATCGACCTGATCGACCTGCGCCTGGACGATGAGCTGTCCGAGACCTGGTACAACTCGGTGTTCTGCAGCCTGTTCAGCCACGACCTGATCAGCGACGGCTGCATGTTCATCCACACCACCCGGCCCTCGTTGCGCAGCCACGAGCGCCCGCCCCAGACCCGCAGCTACCGCCCCGGCGGCCGGCTGGGCGCGGCGCTGTCGGCGATCCTCGACGACTACCGCTTCGATGTGGCCTACGACGACCGCGCTGGCGACCTGGAGCGCCTCGAAGCCCAGCTGCGCGAAAGCCTGCCGGACTGGGTGTGCAAGGACCCGGAGCTGTGCATCGAACTCTTCGCCGCGCCGCTGTTCCGCAACAAGGGCGCTTACCTGGTGGGCCGCATCTACACCCGCGACGAACAGTGGCCGCTGGTGATGCCCCTGCTGCACCGCGAAGGGCGCGGCATCCAGGCCGACGCGATGATCACCGACGAGGCGGAGGTGTCGATCATCTTCTCCTTCACCCGTTCCTACTTCATGGTGGACGTGGCGGTGCCCGCCGAGTTCGTCGGCTTCCTGAAGAGCATCCTGCCGGGCAAGCACATCGCCGAGCTGTACACCTCCATCGGCTTCTACAAGCACGGCAAGTCGGAGTTCTACCGCGCCCTGATCAACCACCTGGCCAGCACCGACGACCGCTTCATCATGGCGCCCGGCGTGCGCGGCATGGTGATGAGCGTGTTCACCCTGCCGGGCTTCAATACCGTGTTCAAGATCATCAAGGACCGCTTCGCCCACGCGAAAACCGTGGACCGCAACACCGTGATCGAGAAATACCGCCTGGTGAAGAACGTCGACCGGGTAGGGCGCATGGCCGATACCCAGGAATTCGCCGACTTCCGTTTCCCGAAGTCCAAGTTCGAGCCGGAGTGCCTGGCCGAGCTGCTGGAGGTGGCGCCGTCCACCGTGGCCATCGAGGGCGACGTGGTGCTGATCCGCCACTGCTGGACCGAGCGCCGCATGACCCCGCTGAACATCTACCTGGAAAGCGCCAGCGAAGCCCAGGTGCACGAGGCGCTCTACGACTACGGCCTGGCCATCAAGCAACTGGCGGCGGCGAACATCTTCCCCGGCGACATGCTGCTGAAGAACTTCGGCGTCACCCGCCATGGCCGGGTGGTGTTCTACGACTACGACGAGATCAGCTACCTGACCGAGGTGAACTTCCGCGTCATCCCGCCGCCGCGCTACGAGGAGGACGAGATGTCCGCCGAGCCCTGGTATTCGGTGGCGCCCAACGACGTGTTCCCCGAGGAATTCCCGCGCTTCCTGTTCGCCGACATGGGCCAGCGCCGCCTCTTCAACCAGCTGCACGGCGACCTCTACGACGCCGCGTACTGGAAAACCCTGCAGGCGGCCATCCGTTCCGGCAAGGTGATCGATGTCTTCCCCTATCGGCGCCAGGAGCGGGAACTGACGGAAGCCATCCAGTAG
- a CDS encoding LysR family transcriptional regulator: MDKFAALGMFVATAEHGGFSRAAEQLGKTPSALTKAVTHLEEELGVRLFERSTRRTVLTEAGRVYLETARQVLQSLRDAGEEVAQLQHGVHGVLRLTAPLAFGRAFLDEVCAGFLVEYPQIRLRVDLTDDFIDLVDAGYDLALREGRGDSPGLIAKVVGSNRLALCASVAYLARKPLAVAPETLDQHDWLLYQHAALDRTWWWAERDGQRLSLLRPTAPRMESDNHDLLMAATLAGAGLYHVPLWSAAPYLADGRLVQLMTDYEIDPDAFGAQILAVYPSHRRATGKVLAFIDYLARHLAEQGLA; the protein is encoded by the coding sequence ATGGATAAGTTCGCTGCCCTCGGCATGTTCGTCGCCACGGCGGAGCACGGTGGTTTCAGCCGTGCCGCCGAGCAACTGGGCAAAACCCCCTCGGCCCTGACCAAGGCGGTCACCCACTTGGAAGAGGAACTGGGCGTACGGCTGTTCGAGCGCAGCACCCGGCGCACGGTCCTGACCGAGGCCGGGCGGGTCTACCTGGAGACCGCGCGCCAGGTGTTGCAAAGCCTGCGTGACGCCGGCGAGGAGGTGGCGCAGCTGCAGCATGGCGTACACGGCGTGCTGCGGCTCACGGCGCCGCTGGCCTTCGGCCGGGCCTTTCTCGATGAGGTCTGCGCAGGCTTTCTGGTGGAGTACCCGCAGATCCGCCTGCGGGTGGACCTCACCGACGACTTCATCGACCTGGTGGACGCCGGCTACGACCTGGCCCTGCGGGAAGGGCGCGGCGATTCGCCAGGGTTGATCGCCAAGGTGGTGGGCAGCAACCGCCTGGCCCTCTGCGCCAGTGTCGCCTACCTCGCCCGCAAGCCCCTGGCGGTGGCGCCGGAAACCCTCGACCAGCACGACTGGTTGCTCTACCAGCATGCCGCCCTGGACCGCACCTGGTGGTGGGCGGAGCGCGACGGCCAGCGCCTGAGCCTGCTGCGCCCCACCGCACCGCGCATGGAAAGCGACAACCACGACCTGCTCATGGCCGCCACCCTGGCCGGCGCCGGCCTGTACCATGTGCCGCTGTGGAGCGCCGCGCCCTATCTCGCCGACGGCCGCCTGGTGCAGCTGATGACCGACTACGAGATCGATCCCGACGCCTTCGGCGCGCAGATCCTCGCCGTGTACCCCAGCCACCGCCGCGCCACCGGCAAGGTGCTGGCCTTCATCGACTACCTGGCCCGGCACCTGGCGGAGCAGGGGCTGGCGTAG
- a CDS encoding amidohydrolase, which yields MKSFAPTLMALALTCASMESMAAVDLILHNAKVYTAEPGQPLQQALAVEDGKIHAVGSDADMLRLKEAGTQVIDLGGKVLMPGFVDSHSHAVMGGLELASANVGTQLLPMAELEQRLRQWRDDGKARHGEILSVGGLPSAYWSQVAEFERRFNQGEWKDVPIVFVGWDHHTGWANQAMLKRAGIDAGTVKALKGEELATIGHHDDKRPNGFLADAGLDPVLAQFPPATAEQLLEAGRAALRYNLSLGITAWMDPAANAAPGEPLFDFKPTAQTLGILPVYKAMAEKGELTAHVAALLVAHPQSRPADLDTLDAVRRQFQGLPNLTLPGIKIFADGVPEFPAQTAALLEPYTNSKKYGELLIDPTHFGELVSAADARGWLVHVHAIGDRAVRESLNGIEQARRDRQSGIAHSVTHLQMVNPKEFARFKPLDVIASMQLYWASADDSTLDLVQPYISAMAFQYQYPARSLLKNGATIAGASDWPVTTPEPWKAIYQAVSRKGPKGVLNAAEELDRDTMFQAYTLNAARTIGLDKQIGSLAPGKQADLILLDRDVFQVEPEALRDTRVLKTWFAGREVFEAAL from the coding sequence ATGAAAAGCTTCGCCCCTACCCTCATGGCCCTCGCGCTGACCTGTGCCTCCATGGAAAGCATGGCGGCGGTCGACCTGATCCTGCACAACGCCAAGGTCTACACCGCCGAACCCGGCCAGCCCCTGCAGCAGGCCCTGGCCGTGGAAGACGGCAAGATCCACGCGGTGGGCAGCGACGCCGACATGCTGCGCCTCAAGGAAGCCGGCACCCAGGTCATCGACCTGGGCGGCAAGGTGCTGATGCCGGGCTTCGTCGACTCCCACTCCCACGCGGTCATGGGCGGCCTGGAGCTGGCCTCGGCCAATGTCGGCACCCAGCTCCTGCCCATGGCCGAACTGGAACAACGCCTGCGCCAGTGGCGCGACGACGGCAAGGCGCGTCATGGCGAAATCCTCAGCGTCGGTGGCCTGCCCTCGGCCTACTGGAGCCAGGTGGCGGAGTTCGAGCGGCGCTTCAACCAGGGCGAATGGAAGGACGTGCCCATCGTCTTCGTCGGCTGGGACCACCACACCGGCTGGGCCAACCAGGCCATGCTGAAGCGGGCCGGCATCGACGCCGGCACCGTGAAGGCCCTCAAGGGCGAGGAGCTGGCCACCATCGGCCACCATGACGACAAACGCCCCAACGGTTTCCTCGCCGACGCCGGCCTCGACCCGGTGCTGGCGCAGTTCCCGCCGGCCACCGCCGAGCAACTGCTGGAAGCCGGTCGCGCGGCCCTGCGCTACAACCTGAGCCTGGGCATCACCGCCTGGATGGACCCGGCGGCCAACGCCGCGCCCGGCGAGCCGCTGTTCGACTTCAAACCCACCGCCCAGACCCTCGGCATCCTGCCGGTGTACAAGGCCATGGCCGAGAAGGGCGAGCTGACCGCTCATGTCGCGGCCCTGCTGGTGGCCCATCCCCAGAGCCGCCCGGCCGACCTGGACACTCTCGATGCGGTGCGTCGGCAGTTCCAGGGCCTGCCCAACCTGACCCTGCCGGGCATCAAGATCTTCGCCGACGGCGTGCCCGAGTTCCCGGCGCAGACCGCCGCCCTGCTGGAGCCCTACACGAACTCGAAGAAGTACGGCGAGCTGCTGATCGACCCGACGCACTTCGGCGAGCTGGTGAGTGCGGCGGACGCCCGTGGCTGGCTGGTGCACGTGCACGCCATCGGCGACCGCGCGGTGCGCGAATCCCTCAATGGCATCGAGCAGGCCCGCCGCGACCGGCAGAGCGGCATCGCCCACTCCGTCACCCACCTGCAGATGGTCAACCCCAAGGAGTTCGCCCGCTTCAAGCCGCTGGACGTGATCGCCTCGATGCAGCTGTACTGGGCCAGCGCCGACGACTCGACCCTGGACCTGGTGCAGCCCTACATCAGCGCCATGGCGTTCCAGTACCAGTACCCGGCCCGTTCGTTGCTGAAGAACGGCGCCACCATCGCCGGCGCCAGCGACTGGCCGGTGACCACGCCGGAACCCTGGAAGGCCATCTACCAGGCCGTCAGCCGCAAGGGGCCGAAGGGCGTACTGAACGCCGCCGAAGAACTCGACCGCGACACCATGTTCCAGGCCTACACCCTCAATGCCGCCCGCACCATCGGCCTGGACAAGCAGATCGGCTCCCTCGCCCCCGGCAAGCAGGCCGACCTGATCCTGCTGGACCGCGACGTGTTCCAGGTGGAACCCGAAGCCCTGCGTGACACCCGCGTGCTGAAAACCTGGTTCGCCGGCCGCGAAGTCTTCGAAGCCGCCCTCTAG
- a CDS encoding TorF family putative porin, with amino-acid sequence MKHSLLLALTLAPLACQAVQLSDDFSAQIDLALVSDYRTRGISQTQNDPAAQAGATLLHSSGLYAGVWTSNVDFGLGLKTRQEVDYYAGWYWQATDAVSLDTGYVKYTYPKESQFNQSEVYAILAAHGFKVAAYYSNDAKNLFGERQDLLYSYVSYETVLPLDLGLKLRYGRNDFKDPMFWSANGESTEDYHEWEAKLTREFAGVTWGLAYVDTDLSDSECASYYGFTDVCSATWVASVSKSF; translated from the coding sequence ATGAAACACAGCCTTCTCCTCGCCCTGACCCTGGCCCCCCTCGCCTGCCAGGCCGTGCAGCTCTCCGACGACTTTTCCGCCCAGATCGACCTGGCCCTGGTCAGCGACTACCGCACCCGCGGCATCTCCCAGACCCAGAACGACCCGGCCGCCCAGGCCGGCGCCACGCTGCTCCACAGCAGCGGCCTGTACGCTGGGGTCTGGACCTCCAACGTGGACTTCGGCCTGGGCCTCAAGACCCGCCAGGAGGTGGACTACTACGCCGGCTGGTATTGGCAGGCCACCGACGCGGTGAGTCTGGATACGGGCTACGTCAAGTACACCTACCCGAAGGAAAGCCAGTTCAACCAGAGCGAGGTCTACGCCATTCTCGCGGCCCATGGTTTCAAGGTTGCCGCCTATTACTCCAACGACGCGAAGAACCTCTTCGGCGAAAGGCAGGACCTGCTCTACAGCTACGTCAGCTACGAAACCGTCCTGCCGCTGGATCTGGGCCTGAAGCTGCGCTACGGCCGCAACGACTTCAAGGACCCGATGTTCTGGTCCGCCAACGGCGAAAGCACCGAGGACTACCACGAGTGGGAAGCCAAGCTGACCCGCGAGTTCGCCGGCGTCACCTGGGGCCTGGCCTATGTCGACACCGACCTGTCCGACTCCGAGTGCGCCAGCTACTACGGCTTCACCGACGTGTGCAGCGCGACCTGGGTGGCCAGCGTGAGCAAGAGTTTCTGA
- a CDS encoding LysR family transcriptional regulator, producing the protein MDKLSALSMFVATAEHGSFSRAAEQLGKTPSALTKAVGHLESELGVRLFERTTRRMALTEAGHIYLEGARQALMQLQLAGEEVDQLQHELRGSLRLTAPPSFGPAFLHEVCCRYMEAHPQVRLEVDLNDAFVDLIDGGYDLALRDGPTDLPGLIARPLTENRIYLCASPAYLERKGLPVILDTIPQHDWLIFQHPLLNRHFWWLRQGDERIRLAQPAARMVSDNYDFLLACTLRGHGLQVLPRWSAEPYLASGQLVRVMSEYLLEPDVFGPWVHVLYLAHRRRTRKVRAFIEMLEGYMQERGIG; encoded by the coding sequence ATGGACAAGCTCAGCGCCCTCAGCATGTTCGTCGCCACCGCCGAACACGGCAGCTTCAGCCGTGCCGCCGAACAACTGGGCAAGACGCCGTCGGCCCTGACCAAGGCCGTGGGCCACCTGGAGTCCGAGCTGGGCGTGCGCCTGTTCGAGCGCACCACCCGGCGCATGGCCCTGACCGAGGCCGGGCACATCTATCTCGAAGGCGCGCGCCAGGCGCTGATGCAGCTGCAGCTGGCCGGGGAGGAGGTGGACCAGCTGCAGCACGAGCTGCGCGGAAGCCTGCGCCTCACTGCGCCACCGTCCTTCGGCCCGGCCTTTCTCCACGAGGTCTGCTGCCGCTACATGGAGGCCCATCCGCAGGTGCGCCTGGAGGTGGACCTGAACGACGCCTTCGTCGACCTCATCGACGGCGGCTACGACCTGGCCCTGCGCGACGGCCCCACCGACCTGCCGGGGCTGATCGCCCGGCCCCTGACCGAGAACCGCATCTACCTCTGCGCCAGCCCGGCCTACCTGGAACGCAAGGGCCTCCCGGTGATCCTGGACACCATCCCGCAGCATGATTGGCTGATCTTCCAGCATCCGCTGCTCAACCGGCATTTCTGGTGGCTGCGCCAGGGGGATGAGCGCATACGCCTGGCGCAGCCGGCGGCGCGAATGGTCAGCGACAACTACGACTTCCTGCTCGCCTGCACATTGCGTGGCCATGGCCTGCAGGTGCTGCCGCGCTGGAGCGCCGAGCCCTACCTGGCCAGCGGCCAACTGGTGCGGGTGATGTCCGAGTACCTGCTGGAGCCCGATGTGTTCGGCCCCTGGGTGCATGTCCTCTACCTCGCCCACCGCCGCCGCACGCGCAAGGTCCGGGCGTTCATCGAGATGCTGGAAGGCTACATGCAGGAGCGGGGGATTGGTTGA
- a CDS encoding AraC family transcriptional regulator, translated as MIEHVFSRATWLNSLHMSALTVALLQEEGIAACDLLAGSGISEQDLLELQRLINPDQEQRVYANAVRLAPRVALGLTLGLRTRISAYGLLGYAMLSAPTFGEALRVGLSYPVLLGTYFRLALEQDGDTVWLSAAGYSEDESLRAFNTELCLGSLKVTFADLLGQPLPLRAARFDYPAVSGMARPYGRGFGCPVEFGATPSAIGFDAAWLDRRLPLADPVTHKEMLEQCRRQNVEFAARRAWLERVRGLLAARLQEPPGLEELARQMNCSARSLRRHLAQQQTSYQQLLDELRFTRAKEMLQQGDIPIYRIAEALGFSETASLRHAFQRWSGQPPSHFRG; from the coding sequence ATGATCGAGCACGTATTTTCCCGCGCCACCTGGCTCAACTCCCTGCACATGTCGGCCCTGACCGTGGCCCTGTTGCAGGAAGAGGGCATCGCCGCCTGCGACCTGCTGGCCGGCAGCGGCATCAGCGAGCAGGACCTCCTCGAATTGCAGCGCCTGATCAACCCCGACCAGGAGCAACGGGTCTACGCCAACGCCGTGCGCCTGGCACCACGGGTGGCCCTGGGCCTGACCCTCGGCCTGCGCACGCGCATTTCCGCCTACGGCCTGCTCGGCTACGCCATGCTGTCCGCGCCGACCTTCGGCGAGGCCCTGCGCGTTGGCCTCAGTTACCCGGTGCTGCTGGGCACCTACTTTCGCCTGGCCCTGGAACAGGACGGCGACACCGTCTGGCTGAGCGCCGCCGGCTACAGCGAGGACGAGTCCCTGCGGGCCTTCAACACCGAGCTTTGCCTGGGCTCGCTCAAGGTGACCTTCGCCGACCTGCTGGGCCAGCCCCTGCCGCTGCGCGCGGCGCGGTTCGACTACCCGGCCGTCAGCGGCATGGCGCGTCCCTACGGGCGGGGCTTCGGTTGTCCGGTGGAGTTCGGCGCCACCCCCAGCGCCATCGGCTTCGACGCCGCCTGGCTGGACCGCCGCCTGCCCCTGGCCGACCCGGTGACCCACAAGGAAATGCTCGAACAGTGCCGCCGCCAGAACGTCGAGTTCGCCGCCCGCCGCGCCTGGCTGGAGCGCGTGCGCGGCCTGCTTGCCGCGCGCCTGCAGGAGCCGCCGGGCCTGGAAGAACTGGCCAGGCAGATGAACTGTTCCGCACGCAGCCTGCGCCGCCACCTGGCCCAGCAGCAGACCAGCTACCAGCAGCTCTTGGACGAACTGCGCTTCACCCGCGCCAAGGAAATGCTCCAGCAGGGCGACATCCCCATCTACCGCATCGCCGAGGCGCTCGGCTTCAGCGAAACCGCCAGCCTGCGCCACGCCTTCCAGCGCTGGAGCGGCCAGCCGCCGAGTCATTTCCGCGGGTAG
- a CDS encoding DMT family transporter, producing the protein MKPADLARLLSLAAIWGASFLFIRMLVPEIGALPTAFLRVLLSALGLAVLLAVLRSNWDFRGKLGKTLVIGIVSSGVPAAMYALAAQVLPAGYSAIFNATTPLMGVLIGALFFSEKLTTAKAVGVLLGLAGVAVLTRTGPVAFDAQLLWGAAACLVATTCYGFAGFMTKRWITEAGGMDSGLVALGCQIGATLCLLPAFAWDAAAMPLAPLAKPGTWLALAALGFICTSFAYILYFRLIANVGPVKTMTVTFLIPPFGVFWGVMLLDESVSMAHLQGGVLIALALWLVLKPAAVPAGAKSAG; encoded by the coding sequence ATGAAGCCCGCCGACCTCGCCCGCCTGCTGAGCCTTGCCGCCATCTGGGGCGCCAGTTTCCTGTTCATCCGCATGCTGGTGCCGGAAATCGGCGCGCTGCCCACGGCCTTTCTGCGGGTGTTGCTGTCGGCCCTGGGGCTCGCGGTGCTGCTCGCCGTGCTGCGCAGCAACTGGGATTTCCGCGGCAAGCTGGGCAAGACCCTGGTGATCGGCATCGTCAGTTCCGGGGTGCCGGCGGCCATGTACGCCCTGGCGGCGCAGGTGCTGCCGGCGGGCTACTCGGCCATCTTCAACGCCACTACGCCGCTGATGGGGGTGCTGATCGGGGCGCTGTTCTTCAGCGAGAAACTGACCACCGCCAAGGCCGTTGGCGTGTTGCTGGGCCTGGCGGGGGTGGCGGTGCTGACCCGTACCGGCCCGGTGGCCTTCGACGCCCAGCTGCTGTGGGGCGCCGCCGCCTGCCTGGTGGCCACCACCTGCTACGGCTTCGCCGGCTTCATGACCAAGCGCTGGATCACCGAGGCGGGCGGCATGGACAGCGGGCTGGTTGCGCTCGGCTGCCAGATCGGCGCCACCCTCTGCCTGCTGCCGGCATTCGCCTGGGACGCGGCCGCCATGCCACTCGCGCCTCTGGCCAAACCCGGCACCTGGCTGGCCCTGGCGGCCCTGGGCTTCATCTGCACTTCGTTCGCCTACATCCTCTACTTCCGCCTGATCGCCAACGTCGGGCCGGTGAAGACCATGACGGTGACCTTCCTCATCCCGCCCTTCGGCGTATTCTGGGGTGTGATGCTGCTGGACGAGTCGGTGTCGATGGCGCACCTGCAGGGCGGCGTGCTGATCGCCCTGGCGCTGTGGCTGGTGCTGAAGCCGGCGGCGGTGCCGGCCGGGGCGAAATCGGCGGGGTGA
- a CDS encoding amidohydrolase has translation MKGFTPTLLAMALAFSSMESMAAPDLVLLNGKLYTADPSQPSAQAMAVEDGKILKVGSDAEIKALADASTQVIDLAGKRLLPGLIDTHSHSIFGGLEMSSANMGDEVVETAELEKRLRAWRDDGTARHGEVLNIAGMSSAYWGKAEELQRVFNQGEWAKVPVVFSGSDHHTGWANQAMLDRAGIDAKLIKGLPEAERGTLGVSKDGQPNGFAVDAGWDRLVAVIPPASAEELLRAGEKAVQYNNSLGITAWMDPAANAAPGESLFALKPTEKTVGVLPVYKALAEKGELNAHVAALLVANPKSRPADLDTLDKVRQQFQGIPNLSLPGIKVFADGVLEYPAQSAALIDPYNNSQKRGELLIEPEHFGELVSAADARGWLVHIHAIGDRAVRESLNGIEQARKDRQSGIAHSITHLQLVNPKEFARFKPLDVIASMQLLWAAGDDYTLDMVKPYVSAFAFRYQYPAHSLLQQGATIAGASDWPVSSPNPWEAIHQAISREGPKGVLNADERIDRQTMLQAYTLNAARTIGLEQRIGSLAPGKQADFIILDRDVLSVADKDLAETRVLKTYFAGREVFSSAL, from the coding sequence ATGAAAGGTTTCACACCCACCCTGCTGGCCATGGCGCTGGCTTTTTCCTCGATGGAGTCCATGGCGGCCCCGGACCTGGTGCTGCTCAACGGCAAGCTGTACACCGCCGATCCTTCCCAGCCCTCGGCACAGGCGATGGCGGTGGAAGACGGCAAGATTCTCAAGGTGGGCAGCGACGCCGAGATCAAGGCCCTGGCCGACGCCTCCACCCAGGTCATCGACCTGGCCGGCAAGCGTCTGCTGCCGGGGCTGATCGACACCCACTCCCACTCCATCTTCGGCGGCCTGGAGATGTCCTCGGCCAACATGGGCGACGAGGTGGTGGAAACGGCGGAACTGGAAAAGCGCCTGCGCGCCTGGCGTGACGACGGCACCGCCCGCCATGGCGAGGTGCTGAACATCGCCGGCATGAGCTCGGCGTACTGGGGCAAGGCCGAGGAACTGCAGCGGGTATTCAACCAGGGCGAATGGGCCAAGGTGCCGGTGGTGTTCAGCGGCAGCGACCACCACACCGGCTGGGCCAACCAGGCCATGCTGGACCGCGCCGGCATCGACGCGAAGCTGATCAAAGGCCTGCCGGAGGCCGAACGCGGCACCCTGGGCGTGAGCAAGGACGGCCAACCCAACGGCTTTGCCGTGGACGCCGGCTGGGACCGCCTGGTGGCCGTGATCCCGCCTGCCAGCGCAGAGGAACTGCTGCGCGCCGGCGAAAAAGCGGTGCAATACAACAACAGCCTGGGGATTACCGCCTGGATGGACCCGGCGGCCAACGCCGCGCCGGGCGAGTCGCTGTTCGCCCTCAAGCCCACCGAGAAGACCGTGGGCGTGCTGCCGGTGTACAAGGCGCTGGCCGAGAAGGGCGAGCTGAACGCCCATGTCGCCGCGCTGCTGGTGGCCAACCCGAAAAGCCGTCCGGCCGACCTGGACACCCTGGACAAGGTGCGCCAGCAGTTCCAGGGCATTCCCAACCTGAGCCTGCCGGGCATCAAGGTCTTCGCCGACGGCGTGCTGGAATACCCGGCGCAGAGCGCGGCGTTGATCGACCCCTACAACAACTCGCAGAAACGCGGCGAACTGCTGATCGAACCCGAACACTTCGGTGAGCTGGTCAGCGCCGCCGATGCCCGTGGCTGGCTGGTGCACATCCATGCCATCGGCGACCGTGCGGTGCGCGAATCCCTCAACGGCATCGAGCAGGCCCGCAAGGACCGCCAGAGCGGCATCGCCCACTCCATCACCCACCTGCAACTGGTGAACCCCAAGGAGTTCGCGCGCTTCAAGCCGCTGGACGTGATCGCCTCGATGCAGCTGCTCTGGGCAGCCGGCGACGACTACACCCTGGACATGGTCAAGCCCTACGTCAGCGCGTTCGCCTTCCGCTACCAGTACCCGGCCCACTCGCTGCTGCAGCAGGGTGCGACCATCGCCGGCGCCAGCGACTGGCCGGTGTCCTCGCCCAACCCCTGGGAGGCCATCCACCAGGCGATCTCCCGCGAAGGGCCGAAGGGCGTGCTCAACGCCGACGAACGCATCGATCGCCAGACCATGCTCCAGGCCTACACCCTGAACGCCGCCCGCACCATCGGCCTTGAGCAGCGCATCGGTTCCCTGGCCCCGGGCAAGCAGGCCGACTTCATCATCCTCGACCGCGACGTGCTCAGCGTCGCCGACAAGGACCTGGCCGAAACCCGCGTACTCAAGACCTACTTCGCCGGCCGCGAAGTGTTCAGCTCCGCCCTCTAA
- a CDS encoding TorF family putative porin, producing MRRITLLALTLAPLACQAVQLTDDFALMVDLNLASDYRTRGISQTQNDPAAQAGATLAHSSGLYAGAWTSNVDFGFGLKTRQEVDYYAGWYWQATDAVSLDLGYIKYTYPRESQFNMSEAYALLNAYGFKLGAYYSNDASTLFGEDQDSLYSYVGYETRLPLEVGLELRYGRMDFKDPMFWSHSGESTDDYREWEAKLTRDFVGVTWGLSYVDTNLSESECASNYGFTDVCTATWVASVSKSF from the coding sequence ATGCGCCGCATCACGCTCCTCGCCCTCACCCTGGCCCCTCTCGCCTGCCAGGCCGTGCAACTGACCGACGACTTCGCCCTGATGGTCGACCTCAACCTGGCCAGCGACTACCGCACCCGGGGCATCTCCCAGACCCAGAACGACCCGGCGGCCCAGGCCGGCGCCACCCTGGCCCACAGCAGCGGCCTCTACGCCGGGGCCTGGACCTCCAACGTGGACTTCGGCTTCGGCCTCAAGACCCGCCAGGAAGTGGACTACTACGCCGGCTGGTACTGGCAGGCCACCGACGCGGTGAGCCTGGATCTCGGCTACATCAAGTACACCTACCCGCGGGAAAGCCAGTTCAACATGAGCGAGGCCTACGCCCTGCTCAACGCCTACGGATTCAAGCTGGGTGCCTACTACTCCAACGACGCCTCCACCCTGTTCGGCGAGGACCAGGACAGCCTCTACAGCTATGTCGGCTACGAAACCCGCCTGCCCCTGGAGGTTGGCCTGGAGCTGCGCTACGGGCGGATGGACTTCAAGGACCCGATGTTCTGGTCCCACAGTGGCGAGAGCACCGACGACTACCGCGAATGGGAGGCCAAGCTGACCCGCGACTTCGTCGGCGTCACCTGGGGCCTGTCCTACGTCGACACCAATCTCTCCGAGTCCGAGTGCGCCAGCAACTACGGTTTCACCGATGTCTGCACGGCGACCTGGGTGGCCAGCGTGAGCAAAAGCTTCTAA